A genomic region of Phenylobacterium parvum contains the following coding sequences:
- a CDS encoding TIGR02281 family clan AA aspartic protease, which translates to MQRKAVLALTAAVVAVAAGQAVMVLAPAVRASTALLPVPRPAAPPPAAIAMGRDGHYWAQAQINGQSVRMLVDTGATVVSLTAADARRIGLDPDSLTYGLKVATAAGEARAARITLPSVAVDGAVVRNVDALVLDRDTDASLLGMSFLRRLSGFEANPDTLRLHP; encoded by the coding sequence ATGCAGAGGAAGGCCGTCCTGGCCCTGACCGCCGCCGTCGTCGCGGTCGCCGCTGGCCAGGCGGTTATGGTGCTCGCCCCGGCGGTCCGCGCCTCCACGGCCCTCCTGCCCGTGCCCCGCCCCGCCGCACCGCCGCCGGCCGCCATCGCCATGGGACGGGACGGCCACTACTGGGCGCAGGCGCAGATCAATGGCCAGTCAGTCCGCATGCTGGTCGACACCGGCGCCACTGTGGTGTCCCTCACCGCCGCCGACGCCCGGCGGATAGGCCTGGACCCGGACTCCCTGACCTACGGCCTGAAGGTGGCCACCGCCGCCGGCGAGGCCCGGGCGGCGCGCATCACCCTGCCCTCGGTGGCCGTCGACGGCGCCGTGGTGCGGAATGTCGACGCCCTGGTCCTGGACCGGGACACCGACGCCTCACTGCTGGGCATGAGCTTCCTGAGGCGGCTCTCCGGCTTCGAGGCCAACCCGGACACCCTCCGACTGCACCCCTGA